Proteins co-encoded in one Xanthomonas campestris pv. badrii genomic window:
- a CDS encoding HutD/Ves family protein yields the protein MQLTDLSSRVIPATDYRRERWRNQLGWTREILRLGDAERWALRLSIAEIEQDAAFSAFPGIDRELVLLRGSGMRLQFGNGVGNVDVDAHTSVKADVDAAVDADTDTNSSTDTYIDTDTDTDTDTGAGDGKVGRLDATGAANAGQHAGTGGRSSGAEHLLASPARVGRCVELMPPYQRVRFAGEAAVSAVLLDGPTQDFNLMWRRDVLQAELLHRPLVGTMLFFADPGTAWAIHLLAGQASFGRESGLPSLAAGDTAWLSASTRTRYVLDGGGELLAIRVSAADKA from the coding sequence ATGCAGCTAACAGACCTGAGCAGCCGGGTGATTCCGGCCACCGACTACCGCCGCGAGCGGTGGCGCAATCAATTGGGCTGGACGCGCGAGATCCTGCGTCTGGGCGATGCGGAAAGATGGGCGCTGCGTCTGTCGATCGCCGAGATCGAGCAGGATGCCGCGTTCTCCGCATTTCCTGGCATCGATCGTGAGCTGGTGCTGCTGCGGGGCAGTGGCATGCGTCTGCAGTTCGGCAATGGCGTTGGCAATGTGGATGTCGATGCACATACCAGCGTCAAGGCCGATGTCGACGCTGCTGTCGATGCCGACACCGACACGAACTCCAGCACCGACACTTACATCGACACCGACACCGACACTGATACCGATACTGGTGCAGGTGACGGGAAAGTTGGTCGTCTGGATGCGACTGGCGCAGCGAATGCCGGCCAACATGCTGGCACCGGGGGAAGATCGAGCGGCGCCGAGCATCTTCTCGCAAGCCCTGCGCGGGTTGGGCGTTGCGTCGAGTTAATGCCGCCCTATCAACGCGTGCGATTTGCCGGCGAAGCTGCGGTAAGCGCGGTGTTGCTGGACGGGCCGACGCAGGATTTCAATCTGATGTGGCGACGCGATGTGCTGCAGGCCGAGCTGCTGCATCGGCCGTTGGTCGGCACCATGCTGTTCTTCGCCGACCCTGGCACTGCCTGGGCGATCCATCTGCTTGCCGGGCAGGCCAGCTTCGGGCGCGAGAGTGGCCTGCCGTCCCTGGCGGCCGGCGATACCGCCTGGTTGAGTGCGTCGACACGGACCCGTTACGTGCTGGATGGCGGCGGTGAATTGCTGGCGATCCGGGTGAGTGCGGCTGATAAAGCGTAG
- a CDS encoding ComEA family DNA-binding protein, whose protein sequence is MLARTITQATRSVAMKSFTVVLKSLLLALLLSSNAYALEKVDINTASAEELDKVLTNVGRSKAEAIVEHRQANGPFKSAEELALVKGIGLKTVERNRDLIEVGATMAPAKKAAKGAAVKPVGRR, encoded by the coding sequence ATGCTGGCTAGGACCATCACCCAAGCCACAAGGAGCGTTGCAATGAAGTCATTTACCGTAGTCCTGAAGTCCCTGCTACTGGCGTTGTTGTTGTCCTCGAATGCGTACGCGCTTGAAAAGGTCGATATCAACACCGCGTCTGCTGAGGAATTGGACAAGGTGCTGACGAATGTCGGGCGATCAAAAGCCGAGGCAATCGTCGAGCACCGCCAGGCGAACGGTCCCTTCAAAAGTGCCGAGGAACTGGCACTGGTCAAGGGCATCGGACTCAAGACGGTCGAACGGAATCGCGACCTGATCGAAGTGGGGGCCACGATGGCGCCTGCCAAGAAGGCTGCCAAGGGGGCGGCGGTGAAACCGGTGGGACGGCGTTAA
- a CDS encoding M20 family metallopeptidase, whose amino-acid sequence MDSAKIDQFISDTWDREIVPQLVDYIRIPNKSPMFDADWVANGYMEQAVTLMETWARAQAIDGMQVEVVRLEGRTPLIFIEIPATGAESGDDTVLLYGHLDKQPEMTGWDADLGPWEPVLREDKLYGRGGADDGYAIFGSLAAILALRTQGLPHARCVVLIEACEESGSYDLPAYVDHLAQRIGKPSLVVCLDSGCGNYEQLWCTTSLRGLTGGNLSVKVLEEGVHSGDASGVVPSSFRLLRQLLSRIEDETTGRILLDGLHVEVPSERLTQAKAAAATLDTAIFDKFPMADGLVPMHEDLTELVLNRTWRPALSITGVDGMPPLASAGNVLRPHTAVKLSLRLPPTADGKACGELLKAALLRDPPNGAQVSLELEKASSGWNAPEMAPWLTKAIDDASQAFFGKPAMYMGEGGSIPFMGMLGEKFPGAQFMITGVLGPHSNAHGPNEFLHIPMGKRVTACVSKVIAEHHAACLRGETSGAPVAADSGTRHGGHGCC is encoded by the coding sequence ATGGACAGCGCCAAGATCGACCAATTCATCAGCGACACCTGGGACCGCGAGATCGTCCCGCAACTGGTCGATTACATCCGTATCCCCAACAAGTCGCCGATGTTCGACGCCGACTGGGTGGCCAATGGCTACATGGAGCAGGCCGTGACCCTGATGGAAACCTGGGCGCGGGCGCAGGCCATCGACGGCATGCAGGTCGAGGTGGTGCGACTGGAAGGCCGCACGCCGTTGATCTTCATCGAGATTCCGGCCACCGGCGCCGAGTCCGGCGACGACACCGTGCTGTTGTACGGGCACCTGGACAAGCAGCCGGAGATGACCGGCTGGGATGCCGACCTCGGCCCCTGGGAGCCGGTGTTGCGCGAGGACAAGTTGTACGGCCGCGGTGGCGCCGACGACGGCTATGCGATCTTCGGTTCGCTGGCCGCGATCCTGGCGCTGCGTACCCAGGGCCTGCCGCATGCGCGTTGCGTGGTGCTGATCGAAGCCTGCGAAGAGTCCGGCAGCTACGATTTGCCGGCCTATGTGGATCATCTGGCCCAGCGCATCGGCAAGCCGTCGCTGGTGGTCTGCCTGGATTCGGGCTGCGGCAACTATGAACAGCTGTGGTGCACCACCTCGTTGCGCGGCCTGACCGGCGGCAACCTCAGCGTGAAGGTGCTGGAAGAAGGCGTGCATTCCGGCGATGCCTCCGGCGTGGTGCCGTCCAGCTTCCGCCTGCTGCGCCAGCTGCTGTCGCGCATCGAAGACGAAACCACCGGCCGCATCCTGCTCGACGGCCTGCATGTGGAGGTGCCCTCCGAACGGCTGACCCAGGCCAAGGCGGCCGCCGCGACGCTGGATACCGCGATCTTCGACAAGTTCCCGATGGCCGATGGGCTGGTACCGATGCATGAGGATCTGACCGAGCTGGTGTTGAACCGGACCTGGCGCCCGGCGCTGTCGATCACCGGGGTGGATGGCATGCCGCCACTGGCCTCGGCCGGCAATGTGCTGCGCCCGCACACCGCGGTGAAGCTCTCGCTGCGGTTGCCGCCGACCGCCGACGGCAAGGCCTGCGGCGAACTGCTCAAGGCCGCCCTGCTGCGCGACCCACCCAATGGCGCGCAGGTGAGCCTGGAGCTGGAAAAGGCCTCGTCCGGGTGGAATGCACCGGAGATGGCACCGTGGCTGACAAAGGCCATCGACGACGCCAGCCAGGCGTTCTTCGGCAAGCCGGCGATGTACATGGGCGAAGGCGGCTCGATCCCGTTCATGGGCATGCTCGGCGAAAAGTTCCCGGGCGCGCAGTTCATGATCACCGGCGTGCTGGGGCCGCATTCCAATGCGCATGGGCCGAACGAGTTCCTGCACATCCCGATGGGCAAGCGGGTGACTGCCTGTGTCTCGAAGGTGATCGCCGAGCATCACGCCGCCTGCCTGCGCGGGGAGACCAGCGGCGCGCCGGTGGCTGCCGATAGCGGTACCCGGCATGGTGGGCACGGCTGCTGCTGA
- a CDS encoding GlsB/YeaQ/YmgE family stress response membrane protein, with protein MNTLFGSDSWLYILLVGFVVGLLARFITPGTQRLGCLLTIVLGIAGAVVASWFGRYMGWYRPGEPAGFLGALLGAIAILALLRLFSGSKR; from the coding sequence ATGAACACATTGTTTGGTAGCGACAGCTGGCTCTACATCCTGCTGGTCGGATTTGTGGTCGGATTGCTGGCCCGTTTCATCACGCCCGGCACGCAGCGTCTGGGGTGCCTGCTGACCATCGTGCTGGGCATTGCCGGTGCGGTGGTGGCGAGCTGGTTCGGCCGCTACATGGGCTGGTACCGGCCGGGAGAGCCCGCCGGATTTCTGGGCGCATTGCTCGGCGCCATCGCCATCCTTGCGCTGCTGCGGCTGTTCAGCGGCAGCAAGCGCTGA
- a CDS encoding aminoglycoside phosphotransferase family protein, whose translation MTSSPSETARDALRLQWARHALDDPHASLHRASVDAGFRSYWRTHGRGADRILMDAPPELENVAPWLRMQALLGAHGVRVPQVLAQDLQTGFLLLEDLGVPTLAQVLTEANADALLDDAIAQLLLLQRIPPPAESGSFGEALLQRDAGLFEEWFLGHHLGVQLSCAHAEQLQLVQRRLMDNALAQPRVFTHRDFMPRNLMPVSGGPAVLDFQDCVIGPIAYDPISLFKDTSVSWPIARVDGWLERYHARAVAAELPVPPLAQFLRDADWMGVQRHLKNLGIFSRLSHRDGKHWYLDNVPRFIAYLDEVLPRYAELAPLIGILDEVIKPALAARMPQATP comes from the coding sequence ATGACGTCTTCGCCTTCAGAGACCGCGCGCGACGCGCTTCGCCTGCAATGGGCGCGCCACGCGCTCGACGATCCGCATGCCAGCCTGCACCGCGCGTCGGTCGACGCGGGGTTTCGCAGCTATTGGCGCACCCACGGGCGCGGCGCGGATCGCATCCTGATGGATGCGCCGCCGGAGCTGGAAAACGTGGCGCCGTGGCTGCGGATGCAGGCCTTGCTGGGTGCGCATGGCGTGCGCGTGCCGCAGGTGCTTGCGCAGGATCTGCAGACCGGCTTCTTGCTGCTGGAAGACCTTGGCGTGCCGACATTGGCACAGGTGCTCACCGAGGCCAATGCCGACGCGCTGCTGGACGACGCAATTGCGCAACTGCTGTTGCTGCAGCGCATCCCGCCGCCCGCCGAGAGCGGCAGCTTCGGCGAGGCCTTGTTGCAACGCGATGCCGGATTGTTCGAGGAATGGTTCCTGGGCCACCACTTGGGCGTGCAGCTGAGTTGCGCGCATGCCGAGCAGTTGCAGCTGGTGCAGCGCCGCCTGATGGACAACGCGCTGGCCCAACCCCGTGTGTTCACCCATCGCGATTTCATGCCGCGCAACCTGATGCCGGTGTCCGGTGGCCCGGCGGTGCTGGATTTCCAGGACTGCGTGATCGGCCCGATCGCCTACGATCCGATCAGCCTGTTCAAGGACACCTCGGTGAGCTGGCCGATCGCCCGCGTGGACGGCTGGCTGGAGCGCTACCACGCGCGCGCTGTTGCGGCCGAATTGCCGGTTCCGCCACTGGCGCAGTTCCTGCGCGATGCGGACTGGATGGGCGTGCAGCGGCATCTGAAGAATCTGGGCATCTTCTCGCGCCTGAGCCATCGCGATGGCAAGCACTGGTATCTGGACAACGTGCCGCGCTTCATCGCCTACCTGGACGAGGTGCTGCCGCGCTACGCCGAGCTGGCGCCATTGATCGGCATCCTGGACGAGGTGATCAAGCCAGCCCTGGCTGCGCGGATGCCGCAGGCCACGCCATGA
- the murU gene encoding N-acetylmuramate alpha-1-phosphate uridylyltransferase MurU — protein sequence MKALIFAAGFGERMRPLTERTPKPLLSVGGTPLIVWHLRKLAALGVVEVVINTSWLAEQFPQVLGDGSAFGLRLTYSYEGATPLETGGGMLHALPLLGDAPFLLVNGDIWSDFDFARLSDEPAGLAQLVLVDQPAYAPHADFALQADGTVRADLPATHTYAGIGVYRPALLRDWQSVIRPLPEQAGTAPRFALAPILRAQMAQGLVDGIHHGGRWTDVGTPQRLAELQRELAGPGTRDPGLGKS from the coding sequence ATGAAGGCGCTGATCTTTGCCGCAGGATTCGGCGAGCGCATGCGTCCGCTGACCGAGCGCACTCCCAAGCCCTTGCTGTCGGTCGGTGGCACGCCGCTGATCGTCTGGCACCTGCGCAAACTCGCTGCACTGGGCGTTGTCGAGGTGGTGATCAATACCTCCTGGCTGGCCGAGCAATTTCCGCAGGTGCTGGGAGACGGCAGCGCGTTCGGCCTGCGGCTGACCTATTCCTACGAAGGCGCGACACCACTGGAAACCGGCGGCGGCATGCTGCATGCGCTGCCGCTGCTGGGCGATGCGCCGTTCCTGCTGGTCAATGGCGATATCTGGAGCGACTTCGACTTTGCGCGCCTGTCCGACGAACCAGCCGGGCTGGCACAGTTGGTGCTGGTCGACCAGCCTGCCTATGCGCCCCATGCCGACTTTGCGCTGCAGGCCGACGGCACGGTGCGCGCCGATCTGCCTGCAACCCATACGTACGCCGGTATCGGTGTGTACAGACCGGCACTGCTGCGTGACTGGCAATCGGTGATCCGGCCATTGCCCGAGCAGGCCGGCACGGCGCCGCGGTTCGCATTGGCGCCGATCCTGCGCGCGCAGATGGCGCAGGGCCTGGTCGATGGCATCCATCACGGCGGTCGCTGGACCGATGTGGGAACGCCGCAGCGGCTGGCGGAACTGCAGAGGGAACTGGCGGGACCCGGGACCCGGGACCCGGGACTCGGGAAAAGCTGA
- the hda gene encoding DnaA regulatory inactivator Hda, producing MSVPQLPLALRAPPDQRFDSYIAAPEGLLAQLQALASGQAGDWLYLAGPAGTGKTHLALAMCAAAEQAGRSPAYLPLQAAAGRLCDALEALEGRSLVALDGVDSIAGQRDDEVALFDFHNRARAAGSTLLYTARQMPDGLALVLPDLRSRLSQCIRIGLPVLDDAARAAVLRDRAQRRGLALDDAAIDWLLTHSERELAGLVALLDRLDRESLAAKRRITVPFLRRVVAGAPGPGTRDPGPG from the coding sequence GTGAGCGTCCCCCAGTTGCCGCTGGCGTTGCGTGCGCCGCCCGACCAGCGCTTCGACAGTTATATCGCCGCGCCCGAGGGCCTGCTCGCCCAGTTGCAGGCCCTGGCCTCCGGGCAGGCGGGCGATTGGCTCTACCTGGCCGGTCCTGCCGGCACCGGCAAGACCCACCTGGCCCTGGCGATGTGCGCGGCGGCCGAGCAGGCCGGGCGCTCGCCGGCGTACCTGCCGCTGCAGGCTGCTGCCGGCCGCCTGTGCGATGCGCTTGAAGCACTGGAAGGGCGCAGCCTGGTGGCGCTGGACGGCGTAGACAGCATCGCCGGGCAACGCGACGACGAAGTTGCCCTGTTCGATTTCCACAACCGCGCACGCGCGGCCGGCAGTACCTTGCTCTATACCGCGCGGCAGATGCCCGATGGGCTGGCGCTGGTGCTCCCCGACCTGCGGTCGCGGCTGTCGCAGTGCATCCGCATCGGATTACCGGTGCTCGACGACGCGGCACGCGCGGCGGTGCTGCGCGATCGGGCGCAGCGACGCGGTCTGGCGCTGGACGACGCGGCGATCGACTGGCTGCTCACCCACAGCGAGCGCGAACTGGCCGGCCTGGTGGCCTTGCTGGATCGGCTGGATCGCGAATCCCTGGCGGCCAAGCGCCGCATCACCGTGCCGTTTCTGCGGCGGGTGGTAGCGGGGGCGCCGGGACCCGGGACCCGGGACCCGGGACCGGGATAA
- a CDS encoding AI-2E family transporter — translation MTLSPEAEIAIFLRRLKWAAVIVGVLWVVSLLAPILTPFVLALLLAWLGDPLVDRIERAGRSRNMAVALVFVLATLLFVLALMILVPMIERQIMTLIDALPQMRNWAIGTAIPWLEAKTGVQLMAWLDPERLIDWIRSHWEQAGGAAKTFFGYVSRSGFAMVTWVINLALLPILAFYFLRDWDRLVERVAAVIPRAYIGTVSRLALESNDVLGGFIRGQFLVMLALGAIYATGLSIIGLNLGLLIGIIAGFISFIPYLGATTGIVLALLAAIVQAQGLDLKLLIGVGVVFTVGQLLESYVLTPRIVGDKIGLHPVAVIFAVMAGGQLFGFLGMLLALPVAAVANVLLRYAHEQYTRSDLYAGERAGIVLQSTPERSVIIDPTKDADRL, via the coding sequence ATGACCCTGAGCCCCGAAGCCGAAATCGCCATCTTCTTGCGTCGCCTCAAATGGGCGGCGGTGATCGTCGGCGTGCTGTGGGTGGTCTCGCTGCTGGCGCCGATCCTGACCCCGTTCGTGCTGGCGCTGCTGCTGGCCTGGCTGGGCGACCCGCTGGTGGATCGCATCGAACGTGCCGGGCGCTCGCGCAACATGGCGGTGGCGCTGGTGTTCGTGCTGGCGACGCTGCTGTTCGTGCTGGCGCTGATGATCCTGGTGCCGATGATCGAACGCCAGATCATGACCCTGATCGACGCCTTGCCGCAGATGCGTAACTGGGCGATCGGCACCGCCATTCCCTGGCTGGAGGCCAAGACCGGCGTGCAGCTGATGGCCTGGCTGGACCCGGAGCGCCTGATCGACTGGATCCGCAGCCATTGGGAACAGGCCGGCGGCGCTGCCAAGACCTTCTTCGGCTACGTCTCGCGCTCCGGCTTTGCGATGGTGACCTGGGTGATCAACCTGGCGCTGCTGCCGATCCTGGCGTTTTACTTCCTGCGCGACTGGGACCGGCTGGTGGAGCGGGTGGCGGCGGTCATCCCGCGCGCCTATATCGGTACCGTGAGCCGGCTGGCGCTGGAATCCAACGACGTGCTCGGCGGCTTCATCCGCGGCCAGTTCCTGGTGATGCTGGCGCTGGGGGCGATCTATGCCACCGGCCTGTCCATCATCGGGCTCAATCTGGGGCTGTTGATCGGCATCATCGCCGGCTTCATCAGCTTCATCCCGTACCTGGGCGCCACTACCGGCATCGTGCTCGCGCTGCTGGCAGCCATCGTGCAGGCGCAGGGCCTGGACCTGAAGCTGCTGATCGGCGTGGGCGTGGTGTTCACCGTTGGCCAGTTGCTTGAAAGCTACGTGCTCACCCCGCGCATCGTCGGTGACAAGATCGGCCTGCATCCGGTGGCGGTGATCTTCGCGGTGATGGCGGGCGGCCAGTTGTTCGGCTTTCTGGGCATGCTGCTGGCGCTGCCAGTGGCGGCGGTGGCCAACGTATTGCTGCGCTACGCGCACGAGCAATACACCCGCAGCGATCTGTACGCGGGCGAGCGGGCCGGCATCGTGCTGCAGTCCACGCCCGAACGCAGCGTCATCATCGACCCGACCAAGGACGCTGATCGGTTGTGA
- a CDS encoding DUF2066 domain-containing protein — MEPSMRRSLVFFLALVVAMPVVPAFAQADLRTEGDVAKAQSAYDAEVPVNSQSESDRPGALARALGAVLGKVSGDRSVMSRPGVPQALRNAPNYVEHYDYRQDQGTSRTGAPTFRTTLVARFRQSDVDGLIAALGLPVWPLPRPKPVLWLAIDDGSGPRLVGVAQANAARSVLDRAIERGYRLGLPGGAAAEQVLAGAIWRKDTAAVSRASAKYSPPMQLIGKLYRSGAGWTADWVFVDNGNVLSSWTSSDGDARRAMAAGADGAADALVKRYAKRVDSGVPGVYRAVITGIHSADDYLRVAAALQGVSVVRSIRPVSANGDRMEVDLELLTGISGLNRMLGDNSPLVSVSVPTEGPIILDNEHAEYRLK; from the coding sequence ATGGAACCGTCGATGCGCCGCAGTCTCGTTTTCTTTCTCGCCCTCGTGGTCGCCATGCCTGTGGTTCCGGCCTTTGCGCAGGCAGACCTGCGTACCGAAGGCGATGTCGCCAAGGCGCAGAGCGCCTACGATGCCGAAGTGCCGGTCAACAGCCAGAGCGAGTCCGATCGCCCCGGTGCCCTGGCCCGCGCGCTGGGCGCGGTGCTGGGCAAGGTCTCCGGCGACCGCAGCGTCATGAGCCGCCCCGGCGTGCCGCAGGCGCTGCGTAACGCGCCCAATTACGTCGAACACTACGACTACCGCCAGGACCAAGGCACGTCGCGCACGGGCGCGCCCACCTTCCGCACGACCCTGGTTGCACGGTTCCGGCAATCGGACGTGGATGGCCTGATCGCCGCGCTGGGCTTGCCGGTGTGGCCATTGCCGCGCCCCAAGCCGGTGCTGTGGCTGGCCATCGACGATGGCAGCGGCCCGCGCCTGGTGGGCGTGGCGCAGGCCAACGCTGCGCGCAGCGTGCTCGACCGCGCCATCGAGCGCGGCTACCGGCTCGGGCTGCCCGGCGGCGCGGCTGCCGAGCAGGTGCTGGCCGGCGCGATCTGGCGCAAGGACACCGCTGCGGTGTCGCGCGCCTCGGCCAAGTACAGCCCGCCGATGCAGCTGATCGGCAAGCTCTACCGCAGCGGGGCCGGCTGGACCGCCGATTGGGTGTTCGTGGACAACGGCAACGTGCTGTCCAGCTGGACCAGCAGCGATGGCGATGCCCGCCGCGCGATGGCCGCCGGCGCCGATGGCGCCGCCGACGCACTGGTCAAGCGTTACGCCAAGCGGGTGGATTCGGGCGTGCCGGGCGTGTATCGCGCGGTGATCACCGGGATCCACAGCGCCGACGACTATCTGCGCGTGGCCGCTGCCCTACAGGGCGTGTCGGTGGTGCGCAGCATCCGCCCGGTCAGCGCCAATGGCGATCGCATGGAAGTGGACCTGGAACTGCTCACGGGCATTTCCGGGCTCAACCGTATGCTCGGTGACAATAGTCCCCTGGTCTCGGTATCGGTCCCGACCGAGGGCCCGATCATTCTCGACAACGAGCACGCCGAGTACCGCCTGAAATGA
- the purM gene encoding phosphoribosylformylglycinamidine cyclo-ligase: MLPEWGASANVAVKIAAFTAEPPTPVTSPTPSTPSPMTYRDAGVDIDAGNALVERIKPLVKRSFRPEVMGGLGGFGALFDLSGKYKEPVLVSGTDGVGTKLKLAQQLGRHDTIGIDLVGMCVNDVLVQGAEPLFFLDYFATGKLDVDTAAAVVGGIARGCELSGCALIGGETAEMPDMYPPGEYDLAGFTVGAVEKSQLLDGAQVRAGDVLIGIASSGPHSNGYSLIRKIYERAGAPAEHVLDDGSKLIDALMAPTALYVKPVLALLKAHGEAIHAMAHITGGGLTENIIRVVPDGLGLDIDATAWTLPPVFAWLQREGAVADAEMWRTFNCGIGFVLIASPEQAATLEQALDAQSLAHWRIGQVVSAQGDERVRIG; this comes from the coding sequence TTGTTGCCCGAATGGGGCGCTAGCGCCAACGTGGCTGTTAAAATCGCCGCCTTTACTGCCGAGCCACCCACGCCCGTGACCAGCCCAACGCCTTCCACTCCCTCGCCCATGACTTACCGCGATGCGGGTGTCGACATCGATGCCGGCAATGCCCTGGTCGAACGCATCAAGCCGCTGGTCAAGCGCAGCTTCCGGCCAGAGGTGATGGGCGGCCTGGGCGGGTTCGGCGCCTTGTTCGACCTGTCGGGTAAATATAAGGAACCGGTGCTGGTGTCCGGCACCGACGGCGTGGGCACCAAGCTCAAGCTGGCTCAGCAGCTGGGCCGGCACGACACCATCGGCATCGACCTGGTCGGCATGTGCGTCAACGACGTGCTGGTGCAGGGCGCCGAGCCGCTGTTCTTCCTGGACTACTTCGCCACCGGCAAGCTGGATGTGGACACCGCCGCGGCCGTGGTGGGCGGCATCGCGCGTGGCTGCGAGCTCTCCGGTTGCGCGCTGATCGGCGGCGAAACTGCCGAAATGCCGGACATGTACCCGCCTGGCGAATACGACCTGGCCGGCTTCACCGTGGGTGCGGTGGAAAAATCGCAGCTGCTGGATGGCGCGCAGGTGCGCGCCGGCGACGTGCTGATCGGCATCGCCTCGTCCGGCCCGCATTCGAATGGCTATTCGTTGATCCGCAAGATCTACGAGCGTGCCGGCGCCCCGGCCGAGCATGTGCTGGACGATGGCAGCAAGCTGATCGACGCACTGATGGCGCCGACCGCGCTGTACGTCAAGCCGGTGCTGGCTCTGCTCAAGGCGCATGGCGAGGCGATCCACGCCATGGCCCACATCACCGGCGGCGGGTTGACCGAAAACATCATCCGCGTTGTTCCGGACGGGCTGGGCCTGGACATCGATGCCACCGCCTGGACGCTGCCGCCGGTCTTCGCCTGGCTGCAGCGCGAGGGCGCGGTGGCCGATGCTGAAATGTGGCGCACCTTCAACTGCGGCATTGGCTTCGTGCTGATCGCCTCGCCCGAGCAGGCCGCCACGCTGGAGCAGGCGCTGGATGCGCAGTCGCTGGCGCACTGGCGTATCGGCCAGGTGGTCAGCGCGCAGGGCGACGAACGCGTGCGGATCGGCTGA
- the purN gene encoding phosphoribosylglycinamide formyltransferase: MHATDRRLRLAVLASGRGSNLQAILDAIASGRLHAEVVGVFSDRSQAPALHKVEQALRWSASPRDFADRAAFDAALGDAIAAAQPDWVVCAGYMCILGEPLVRRFAGRMLNIHPSLLPKYRGLHTHARALEAGDVEHGASVHLVVPELDAGSVIAQARVPVLPGDSAEQLAARVLAREHPLLLATLELLAAGRMQIHGDTVHLDGQCLFTPLRLESADTALT; the protein is encoded by the coding sequence ATGCACGCGACTGATCGGCGCTTGCGCCTGGCCGTGCTGGCCTCCGGGCGCGGCAGCAACCTGCAGGCCATCCTGGATGCGATCGCCAGCGGGCGCCTGCATGCCGAGGTGGTCGGGGTGTTTTCCGATCGATCGCAGGCGCCGGCCCTGCACAAGGTCGAGCAGGCGCTGCGCTGGAGCGCCAGCCCGCGCGATTTCGCCGACCGCGCCGCCTTCGATGCCGCGCTGGGCGATGCCATCGCCGCCGCGCAGCCGGACTGGGTGGTCTGCGCCGGCTACATGTGCATCCTGGGCGAGCCGCTGGTGCGCCGTTTTGCCGGGCGCATGCTCAACATCCACCCGTCGCTGCTGCCCAAATACCGCGGACTGCACACCCATGCGCGCGCACTGGAGGCCGGCGACGTCGAACACGGCGCCAGCGTGCACCTGGTGGTGCCGGAGCTGGATGCCGGCAGCGTGATCGCGCAGGCCCGCGTGCCGGTCCTGCCCGGCGACAGCGCCGAGCAGCTGGCCGCACGCGTGCTGGCACGCGAACACCCGCTCCTGCTGGCCACCCTGGAATTGCTCGCCGCAGGCCGCATGCAGATCCACGGCGACACGGTCCACCTCGACGGTCAGTGCCTGTTTACGCCACTACGACTAGAGTCCGCTGACACCGCATTGACCTGA
- a CDS encoding DUF3108 domain-containing protein — protein sequence MNVIPIATALLTTALLAPAGSGRAQQPAAAPAPATAPAAAAAPQTAPASAATLPASTWTPPPLEPFVATYQAFYRGKEAGDATMQVSHGDGSQWRIDMSVRGRKGFASILGLNLEQSTVFRVDGGTYVPLSQSTVRKAVFFGKKVTGVYNWQAGTAQWDGDLKKERQQPIPLQPGDQSALSLNLSLMRDAQPGRNLSYRYVDVGKVRKYDYRAADTTEVVQVGDLSYDALRVYRVNSGDNETILWIANGVPTPVRILQRDKNEDQVDLRLVEYQGT from the coding sequence ATGAACGTCATTCCGATCGCCACCGCGCTGTTGACCACTGCCCTGCTCGCCCCGGCCGGTAGCGGCCGCGCGCAGCAGCCTGCCGCCGCGCCTGCGCCGGCCACCGCGCCCGCAGCGGCTGCCGCGCCCCAGACAGCGCCGGCGTCTGCCGCAACCTTGCCGGCCAGCACCTGGACACCACCGCCACTGGAACCGTTCGTGGCGACCTACCAGGCGTTCTACCGTGGCAAGGAAGCAGGCGATGCCACCATGCAGGTCAGCCATGGCGACGGCAGCCAGTGGCGCATCGACATGTCGGTGCGTGGCCGCAAGGGGTTCGCCAGCATCCTGGGGCTGAACCTGGAACAGAGCACGGTGTTCCGCGTCGACGGGGGCACCTACGTGCCGCTGAGCCAGAGCACGGTGCGCAAGGCGGTGTTCTTCGGCAAGAAGGTCACCGGCGTGTACAACTGGCAGGCCGGCACCGCGCAGTGGGATGGCGATCTGAAGAAGGAACGCCAGCAACCGATCCCGCTGCAGCCCGGCGACCAGAGCGCGCTGTCCCTGAACCTGTCGCTGATGCGCGATGCGCAACCCGGCCGCAACCTGAGCTATCGCTACGTCGACGTGGGCAAGGTGCGCAAGTACGACTACCGCGCCGCCGACACCACCGAAGTGGTGCAGGTCGGCGATTTGAGTTACGACGCGTTGCGCGTGTACCGCGTCAACAGCGGCGACAACGAAACCATCCTGTGGATCGCCAACGGGGTGCCGACCCCGGTGCGCATCCTGCAACGTGACAAAAACGAGGATCAGGTGGATCTGCGCCTGGTCGAATACCAAGGAACCTGA